One window from the genome of Eublepharis macularius isolate TG4126 chromosome 15, MPM_Emac_v1.0, whole genome shotgun sequence encodes:
- the MYCBP gene encoding C-Myc-binding protein, with translation MANSKATDSKREQFRRYLEKSGVMDTLTKVLVALYEEPEKPNCALDFLKHHLGAASAPENPEVEALRLEVAEAKEKYEAVLEENRKLKAKLTQYEPPQEEKRGE, from the exons ATGGCGAACAGCAAG GCCACCGACTCCAAGCGGGAGCAGTTCCGGCGCTACTTGGAGAAGTCGGGAGTGATGGACACGCTCACCAAAG TCTTGGTCGCCTTGTACGAAGAGCCCGAGAAACCCAACTGCGCCCTCGA CTTCCTGAAGCACCACCTGGGGGCGGCGTCAGCACCAGAGAACCCTGAAGTGGAAGCCCTGCGGCTGGAGGTAGCCGAGGCAAAAGAGAAGTACGAAGCAGTGTTGGAAGAGAACAGGAAGCTGAAGGCAAAG CTGACTCAGTATGAACCACCACAGGAAGAAAAACGGGGAGAATAA
- the GJA9 gene encoding gap junction alpha-9 protein: MGDWSFLGGILEEVHIHSTTIGKIWLTILFIFRMLVLGVAAEDVWNDEQSEFICNTQQPGCRNVCYDQAFPISLIRYWVLQVISVSSPSLAYMGHALYRLRALEKERQRKKAQVRVELERAEFEMAEARKKLEKELRQLEQRKLNKAPLRGSLLCTYVMHIFMRSVLETGFMLGQYFLYGFQLDPLYKCQRAPCPETVDCFVSRPTEKTVFMVFMQSIAAVSLGLNALELAHLAFRKARKGTCGQHARRGDREEREACAGDDVKKSGVEGPLWARASEAPPRPLPEAPSWLLGSQTELKPLEGAPPPPHNNSSSSSSSSNNNEAGSRAPLKRQPGPAGHAAPDLYI, encoded by the coding sequence ATGGGAGACTGGAGTTTCCTGGGAGGGATTTTAGAAGAAGTGCATATTCACTCCACCACCATTGGCAAGATCTGGCTAACCATCCTCTTCATATTCCGGATGCTGGTTCTCGGTGTGGCCGCCGAAGACGTCTGGAACGATGAGCAATCTGAATTCATCTGCAACACCCAGCAACCTGGGTGCCGAAACGTCTGTTACGATCAGGCCTTCCCCATCTCTCTGATCAGGTACTGGGTTTTGCAAGTGATCTCCgtctcctccccttccttggccTATATGGGCCATGCCTTATACAGACTAAGAGCATTAGAAAAGGAACGGCAAAGGAAGAAAGCGCAGGTGAGGGTCGAGCTTGAGCGAGCCGAATTCGAAATGGCCGAAGCCCGGAAAAAACTCGAGAAGGAACTCCGGCAGCTGGAGCAGAGGAAACTCAACAAGGCGCCCCTCCGAGGCTCGCTGCTCTGCACTTACGTGATGCACATTTTTATGAGATCCGTCCTCGAAACCGGGTTTATGCTCGGCCAGTATTTTCTGTACGGCTTCCAGCTCGACCCTCTTTACAAGTGCCAAAGGGCCCCCTGCCCTGAGACCGTCGACTGCTTCGTCTCCAGGCCCACGGAGAAGACCGTCTTCATGGTTTTCATGCAATCCATCGCCGCCGTCTCCTTGGGCCTCAACGCCCTCGAGCTGGCCCACCTGGCCTTCAGGAAGGCCCGGAAAGGAACCTGCGGGCAACACGCGAGGAGAGGCGacagggaggagagggaggccTGTGCCGGCGACGACGTCAAGAAAAGCGGCGTCGAGGGCCCGCTGTGGGCCAGAGCGAGCGAGGCGCCGCCGAGGCCCCTTCCCGAGGCTCCCAGCTGGCTCCTGGGGAGCCAAACGGAACTTAAGCCTTTAGAGGGGGCCCCGCCGCCGCctcacaacaacagcagcagtagcagcagcagctccaacaACAACGAAGCCGGCTCGAGAGCGCCCCTGAAGCGCCAGCCCGGCCCAGCGGGCCACGCCGCCCCCGACCTCTACATCTGA
- the RHBDL2 gene encoding rhomboid-related protein 2 isoform X1 codes for MELERMNPEGAPEEPEEEKTDDGKSCPACMGRFHETVSKWMLPEDTRGTYLERANCIPPPIFILAISLAELTTFIYYAVWKPQEQWITLDSSIWDSPFTYRPDKREEAWRFLSYMLVHAGVEHILGNLFLQLILGIPLELVHKGLRVGLVYIAGVIAGSLASSVCDPRHALVGASGGVYALIGGYFMNVIVNFREMIPLFGVARLLFILLIIGTDIGFALYRRFATADVPIVSFVAHIAGGLAGMSMGYVIFNDFDKNFIKDPRFWVSVIAYLVFVVFAVFFNVFFSPANQ; via the exons ATGGAGCTCGAAAGGATGAACCCAGAGGGGGCTCCTGAAGAACCAGAGGAAGAGAAGACAGATGATGGCAAAAGCTGCCCTGCTTGCATGGGCCGCTTCCATGAAACAGTTTCCAAATGGATGCTTCCAGAAGATACCAGAGGGACCTACCTTGAAAGAGCCAACTGCATCCCACCCCCCATTTTTATCCTTGCAATCAGTCTTGCCGAG CTAACTACATTCATTTATTATGCTGTTTGGAAGCCCCAAGAACAGTGGATCACTCTAGATTCCAGCATCTGGGACAGTCCTTTTACTTACAGACCTGATAAGAGGGAAGAAGCCTGGAGATTCTTGTCCTATATGCTTGTACATGCTGG CGTTGAACATATCTTAGGAAACCTTTTCCTTCAGCTTATTTTAGGAATCCCCCTTGAATTGGTTCACAAAGGACTCAGAGTCGGGCTGGTGTACATAGCAGGAGTCATTGCGG GTTCCTTAGCAAGTTCAGTCTGTGATCCACGCCATGCTCTTGTAGGAGCATCTGGAGGAGTTTATGCTCTTATCGGAGGATACTTCATGAATGTTATAGTG AACTTCCGGGAAATGATTCCACTATTTGGAGTTGCCAGATTACTATTCATCCTCTTAATTA TTGGGACAGACATAGGATTTGCTTTGTACAGAAGATTTGCTACTGCGGATGTGCCTATA GTTTCCTTTGTGGCCCACATTGCAGGTGGCCTCGCTGGAATGTCAATGGGTTATGTCATATTCAACGATTTTGATAAGAATTTTATTAAAGATCCAAGATTCTGGGTCTCCGTCATTGCTTACTTGGTCTTTGTGGTGTTTGCAGTAttcttcaatgtgtttttttcACCAGCAAACCAGTAG
- the RHBDL2 gene encoding rhomboid-related protein 2 isoform X2 codes for MELERMNPEGAPEEPEEEKTDDGKSCPACMGRFHETVSKWMLPEDTRGTYLERANCIPPPIFILAISLAELTTFIYYAVWKPQEQWITLDSSIWDSPFTYRPDKREEAWRFLSYMLVHAGVEHILGNLFLQLILGIPLELVHKGLRVGLVYIAGVIAGSLASSVCDPRHALVGASGGVYALIGGYFMNVIVNFREMIPLFGVARLLFILLISFLCGPHCRWPRWNVNGLCHIQRF; via the exons ATGGAGCTCGAAAGGATGAACCCAGAGGGGGCTCCTGAAGAACCAGAGGAAGAGAAGACAGATGATGGCAAAAGCTGCCCTGCTTGCATGGGCCGCTTCCATGAAACAGTTTCCAAATGGATGCTTCCAGAAGATACCAGAGGGACCTACCTTGAAAGAGCCAACTGCATCCCACCCCCCATTTTTATCCTTGCAATCAGTCTTGCCGAG CTAACTACATTCATTTATTATGCTGTTTGGAAGCCCCAAGAACAGTGGATCACTCTAGATTCCAGCATCTGGGACAGTCCTTTTACTTACAGACCTGATAAGAGGGAAGAAGCCTGGAGATTCTTGTCCTATATGCTTGTACATGCTGG CGTTGAACATATCTTAGGAAACCTTTTCCTTCAGCTTATTTTAGGAATCCCCCTTGAATTGGTTCACAAAGGACTCAGAGTCGGGCTGGTGTACATAGCAGGAGTCATTGCGG GTTCCTTAGCAAGTTCAGTCTGTGATCCACGCCATGCTCTTGTAGGAGCATCTGGAGGAGTTTATGCTCTTATCGGAGGATACTTCATGAATGTTATAGTG AACTTCCGGGAAATGATTCCACTATTTGGAGTTGCCAGATTACTATTCATCCTCTTAATTA GTTTCCTTTGTGGCCCACATTGCAGGTGGCCTCGCTGGAATGTCAATGGGTTATGTCATATTCAACGATTTTGA